A single Streptomyces mirabilis DNA region contains:
- a CDS encoding adenosine deaminase: protein MERVRDLSELPKAHLHLHFTGSMRPTTVLELADKYGVRLPEALTDALTSGEPPRLRATDERGWFRFQRLYDAARSCLREPEDIQRLVREAAEEDIKDGSGWLEIQVDPTSYAPRLGGLIPALEIILDAVDSAVRETGLGMRVLVAANRMKHPLDARTLARLAVRYADRGVVGFGLSNDERRGMARDFDRAFAIARDGGLLSAPHGGELTGPASVRDCLDDLHATRIGHGVRAAEDPRLLKRLADRGITCEVCPASNVALGVYEKAEDVPLRTLFEAGVPMALGADDPLLFGSRLAAQYELARHHHGFTDAELAELARQSVRATAAPEDVKEKLLSGIDEWLAAPVA from the coding sequence ATGGAGCGCGTACGTGATCTCTCTGAACTGCCGAAAGCCCATCTGCACCTGCACTTCACCGGTTCGATGCGGCCCACCACCGTGCTGGAACTGGCCGACAAGTACGGCGTCCGGCTGCCCGAAGCCCTGACCGACGCCCTGACCAGCGGCGAACCGCCCAGGCTGCGGGCGACCGACGAGCGCGGCTGGTTCCGCTTCCAGCGGCTGTACGACGCGGCGCGGTCCTGCCTCAGAGAGCCCGAGGACATCCAGCGCCTGGTGCGCGAGGCCGCCGAGGAGGACATCAAGGACGGCTCCGGCTGGCTGGAGATCCAGGTCGACCCGACCTCGTACGCGCCCCGGCTGGGCGGGCTCATCCCGGCGCTGGAGATCATCCTGGACGCGGTGGACTCGGCCGTGCGGGAGACCGGGCTCGGGATGCGCGTCCTGGTGGCCGCGAACCGCATGAAGCACCCGCTGGACGCCCGCACCCTGGCCCGGCTCGCCGTGCGCTACGCGGACCGCGGCGTCGTCGGCTTCGGGCTCTCCAACGACGAGCGGCGGGGCATGGCGCGGGACTTCGACCGGGCCTTCGCGATCGCGCGGGACGGCGGGCTGCTGTCCGCGCCGCACGGCGGCGAGCTGACCGGCCCGGCGTCGGTCCGCGACTGCCTGGACGACCTGCACGCCACCCGGATCGGGCACGGTGTGCGCGCCGCCGAGGACCCGCGGCTGCTGAAGCGGCTCGCGGACCGCGGCATCACCTGCGAGGTGTGCCCGGCGTCGAACGTCGCCCTGGGTGTCTACGAAAAGGCCGAGGACGTCCCCCTGCGCACCCTCTTCGAGGCCGGCGTCCCGATGGCCCTCGGCGCCGACGACCCCCTGCTGTTCGGCTCCCGGCTCGCCGCCCAGTACGAGCTGGCACGCCACCACCACGGCTTCACGGACGCGGAACTGGCCGAGCTGGCACGCCAGTCGGTGCGGGCCACGGCGGCCCCCGAGGACGTCAAGGAGAAGCTGCTGTCGGGCATCGACGAGTGGCTGGCCGCCCCGGTCGCCTGA
- a CDS encoding UDP-N-acetylmuramate dehydrogenase — protein sequence MQELHDAPLAPLTTFRLGGPATRLITATTDAEVIAAVREADDTGTPLLIIGGGSNLVIGDKGFAGTALRIATTGFALEGTRLELAAGEVWTDAVARTVEAGLAGVECLAGIPGSAGATPIQNVGAYGQEVSSTITEVIAYDRRARETVTLANADCAFSYRHSRFKADSERYVVLRVRFELEDADGLSAPIKYAETARSLGVEPGDRVPLAAARENVLKLRSGKGMVLDPEDHDTWSAGSFFTNPILTDEEFAVFHARVAKRLGTEIVPPAYPAGEGHTKTSAAWLIDKSGFTKGYGSGPARISTKHTLALTNRGLATTEDLLALAREVVVGVRDAFGITLVNEPVTVGVEL from the coding sequence GTGCAGGAACTCCACGACGCCCCGCTCGCCCCGCTGACCACCTTCCGGCTGGGGGGTCCCGCGACCCGGCTGATCACCGCCACGACCGACGCCGAGGTGATCGCCGCCGTCCGAGAGGCCGACGACACCGGTACGCCGCTGCTGATCATCGGCGGCGGATCCAACCTGGTCATCGGCGACAAGGGCTTCGCCGGGACCGCCCTGCGCATCGCGACCACCGGCTTCGCCCTCGAAGGTACGAGGCTGGAGCTGGCGGCGGGCGAAGTCTGGACCGACGCGGTCGCGCGCACCGTCGAGGCCGGGCTCGCCGGCGTCGAGTGCCTCGCCGGGATCCCCGGCTCCGCAGGCGCGACCCCGATCCAGAACGTGGGCGCGTACGGCCAGGAAGTGTCGTCCACCATCACCGAAGTGATCGCGTACGACCGTAGGGCGCGCGAGACGGTCACCCTGGCCAACGCCGACTGCGCCTTCTCGTACCGCCACAGTCGTTTCAAGGCCGACTCCGAGCGGTATGTCGTGCTGCGCGTCAGGTTCGAGCTGGAGGACGCGGACGGGCTGTCGGCGCCGATCAAGTACGCCGAGACGGCACGTTCCCTCGGGGTCGAGCCCGGTGACCGGGTGCCGCTCGCCGCCGCCCGCGAGAACGTCCTGAAGCTGCGCTCCGGCAAGGGCATGGTGCTCGACCCCGAGGACCACGACACCTGGTCGGCCGGGTCGTTCTTCACCAACCCGATCCTCACCGACGAGGAGTTCGCCGTGTTCCACGCGCGCGTGGCGAAGCGGCTGGGCACCGAGATCGTGCCGCCCGCGTACCCGGCGGGCGAGGGCCACACCAAGACCTCCGCGGCCTGGCTGATCGACAAGTCCGGCTTCACCAAGGGCTACGGCTCCGGACCCGCCCGGATCTCCACCAAGCACACCCTGGCCCTCACCAACCGGGGCCTGGCCACCACCGAGGACCTCCTCGCGCTGGCCCGCGAGGTCGTCGTCGGCGTCCGCGACGCCTTCGGGATCACCCTGGTCAACGAGCCGGTGACGGTGGGCGTGGAGCTCTAG
- a CDS encoding TetR/AcrR family transcriptional regulator produces MQQKPARIRILDAAHELMLTVGLARATTKEIAKAAGCSEAALYKYFPSKEELFVKVLKERLPQLTPLLAGLAAEPGRGTLLENLTGIARQAALFYEQSFPIAASLYAETQLKRRHEESMRSMGSGPHMPIRGLDAYLRAEQDAGRVRAGVDTYAAASLLLGACAQRAFAYDSTEEGKPPPVDEFASSIARTLLGGISVADEPS; encoded by the coding sequence ATGCAGCAGAAACCGGCCCGGATCCGCATCCTCGACGCGGCGCACGAGCTCATGCTCACCGTCGGCCTCGCCCGCGCCACGACCAAGGAGATCGCCAAGGCCGCGGGCTGTTCGGAGGCGGCGCTCTACAAGTACTTCCCGAGCAAGGAGGAACTGTTCGTCAAGGTGCTCAAGGAACGCCTGCCCCAGCTGACCCCGCTGCTGGCCGGCCTCGCGGCCGAGCCGGGCCGGGGCACCCTCCTGGAGAACCTCACCGGGATCGCCCGCCAGGCGGCCCTCTTCTACGAGCAGAGTTTTCCGATCGCCGCCTCCTTGTACGCGGAAACGCAACTCAAGCGCCGGCACGAGGAGTCGATGCGCTCCATGGGATCGGGCCCCCACATGCCCATCCGGGGCCTCGACGCCTATCTCCGCGCCGAACAGGACGCGGGCCGGGTCCGCGCCGGGGTCGACACCTACGCGGCGGCCTCGCTCCTGCTGGGCGCCTGCGCCCAGCGCGCCTTCGCCTACGACTCGACGGAGGAGGGCAAGCCGCCGCCCGTGGACGAGTTCGCCTCGTCGATCGCCCGCACGTTGCTGGGCGGAATCTCCGTTGCGGACGAGCCCTCGTGA
- the rplL gene encoding 50S ribosomal protein L7/L12: protein MAKLSQEDLLAQFEDMTLIELSEFVKAFEEKFDVTAAAAVAVAGPAGPAAAAEAVEEQDEFDVILTGAGEKKIQVIKVVRELTSLGLKEAKDLVDGAPKPVLEKVAKEAAEKAAESLKGAGASVEVK, encoded by the coding sequence ATGGCGAAGCTCAGCCAGGAAGACCTGCTCGCGCAGTTCGAGGACATGACCCTCATCGAGCTCTCCGAGTTCGTGAAGGCGTTCGAGGAGAAGTTCGACGTCACCGCCGCCGCCGCGGTCGCCGTTGCCGGTCCGGCCGGCCCCGCCGCCGCTGCCGAGGCCGTCGAGGAGCAGGACGAGTTCGACGTCATCCTCACGGGTGCCGGCGAGAAGAAGATCCAGGTCATCAAGGTCGTGCGTGAGCTGACCTCCCTGGGTCTGAAGGAGGCCAAGGACCTCGTGGACGGCGCCCCGAAGCCCGTTCTCGAGAAGGTCGCCAAGGAGGCCGCCGAGAAGGCTGCCGAGTCCCTCAAGGGCGCCGGCGCCTCCGTCGAGGTCAAGTAG
- the nusG gene encoding transcription termination/antitermination protein NusG — translation MSDPNLNDASESVESVDDELDIVEGADVVDEFEAADAAAGEPAEEAALHVEDESGEDVEDEDVPDEALAEDAEEGDEEEAEEEAEPVDPVTALREELRTLPGEWYVIHTYAGYENRVKTNLEQRAVSLNVEDFIFQAEVPQEEVAQIKNGERKTIKQNKLPGYVLVRMDLTNESWGVVRNTPGVTGFVGNAYDPYPLTLDEIVKMLAPEAEEKAAREAAEAEGKPAPQRKVEVQVLDFEVGDSVTVTDGPFATLQATINEINADSKKVKGLVEIFGRETPVELSFDQIQKN, via the coding sequence GTGTCTGACCCGAACCTGAACGATGCCAGCGAGTCGGTCGAGTCCGTTGACGACGAGCTCGACATCGTCGAGGGCGCGGACGTCGTGGACGAGTTCGAGGCTGCCGATGCCGCCGCCGGCGAGCCCGCCGAGGAAGCGGCCCTGCACGTCGAGGACGAGTCCGGTGAGGACGTCGAGGACGAGGACGTTCCCGACGAGGCCCTCGCTGAAGACGCCGAGGAAGGCGACGAGGAAGAGGCCGAAGAAGAGGCCGAGCCCGTCGACCCCGTCACCGCACTGCGCGAGGAGCTGCGCACGCTCCCCGGCGAGTGGTACGTCATCCACACGTACGCCGGTTACGAGAACCGCGTGAAGACCAACCTCGAGCAGCGCGCAGTCTCGCTGAACGTCGAGGACTTCATCTTCCAGGCCGAGGTGCCGCAGGAAGAAGTCGCGCAGATCAAGAACGGCGAGCGCAAGACGATCAAGCAGAACAAGCTCCCGGGCTACGTCCTGGTCCGCATGGACCTGACGAACGAGTCCTGGGGTGTCGTCCGCAACACTCCCGGTGTCACCGGCTTCGTGGGCAACGCCTACGACCCGTACCCGCTGACGCTGGACGAGATCGTCAAGATGCTCGCCCCGGAGGCCGAGGAGAAGGCCGCCCGTGAGGCCGCCGAGGCCGAGGGCAAGCCCGCTCCGCAGCGCAAGGTCGAGGTCCAGGTGCTGGACTTCGAGGTCGGCGACTCGGTCACCGTCACGGACGGCCCGTTCGCCACGCTGCAGGCGACCATCAACGAGATCAACGCCGACTCCAAGAAGGTCAAGGGCCTGGTGGAGATCTTCGGTCGCGAGACCCCGGTCGAGCTTTCGTTCGACCAGATCCAGAAGAACTAA
- a CDS encoding DHA2 family efflux MFS transporter permease subunit, whose product MSQQTARRGGATWALIITSVAGFMAALDNLVVTTALPSIRKDLGGALDDLEWTVSAYTLTFAVLLMFGAALGDRFGRRRLFLVGLSVFTGASAAAAMAPGLDSLIAARAVQGVGAAIMMPLTLTLLTAAVPAAKRGMAYGIWGAVNGLAVASGPLIGGSLTEHVSWHWIFWLNVPLGLALLPLARLRLAESHGTGAPLDITGTLLVSGGLFGIVYGLVRGPAEGWTSPIVLTGLLAGAALLTGFVFHGIRAKNPMLPMRLFRSRAFAGINAASLLMFLGMFGSIFLLSQYMQGVLGYSPTQAGLRMLPWTGMPMLVAPIAGYLSDRVGGRPVVAAGLFLQAAGLAYYASVVAAHASYAAQLPALIVSGIGMSLYFAPASNLVMSSVRPEEQGIASGANNALREVGGALGIAVMSSIFSAQGGYGTAQTFVDGLRPALVVGSAVVALAGVAALLIPTARRAAQARVVASESPQGRDLAQVPVLETASR is encoded by the coding sequence ATGTCACAGCAGACCGCACGTCGCGGGGGAGCCACCTGGGCCCTCATCATCACCAGCGTCGCCGGATTCATGGCGGCCCTCGACAATCTCGTCGTCACCACCGCACTGCCCTCCATCCGCAAGGATCTCGGCGGCGCGCTGGACGACCTGGAATGGACCGTGAGCGCCTACACGCTCACCTTCGCCGTCCTGCTGATGTTCGGTGCGGCGCTCGGCGACCGGTTCGGCCGCCGTCGGCTCTTCCTCGTCGGTCTCTCCGTCTTCACCGGCGCGTCCGCGGCCGCCGCCATGGCACCCGGCCTCGACTCGCTGATCGCCGCCCGCGCTGTCCAGGGCGTCGGCGCGGCGATCATGATGCCGCTCACGCTCACCCTGCTGACGGCCGCGGTGCCGGCCGCCAAGCGCGGCATGGCGTACGGGATCTGGGGCGCCGTGAACGGACTCGCGGTCGCCTCCGGGCCCCTCATCGGGGGCAGCCTCACCGAACACGTGTCTTGGCACTGGATCTTCTGGCTGAACGTTCCGCTGGGCCTCGCCCTGCTGCCCCTCGCCCGACTGCGGCTGGCCGAGTCCCACGGCACCGGCGCCCCGCTCGACATCACCGGCACCCTGCTCGTCAGTGGCGGTCTCTTCGGGATCGTGTACGGCCTGGTCCGCGGGCCCGCCGAGGGCTGGACCAGCCCGATCGTCCTGACCGGTCTGCTCGCCGGCGCCGCGCTGCTCACCGGCTTCGTCTTCCACGGCATCCGCGCCAAGAACCCGATGCTGCCGATGCGGCTCTTCCGCTCCCGTGCCTTCGCCGGCATCAACGCCGCGAGCCTGCTGATGTTCCTCGGGATGTTCGGCTCGATCTTCCTGCTCAGCCAGTACATGCAGGGCGTCCTCGGCTACTCGCCCACCCAGGCCGGCCTGCGGATGCTGCCCTGGACCGGGATGCCGATGCTCGTCGCGCCGATCGCCGGGTACCTCTCCGACCGCGTCGGCGGGCGTCCCGTGGTCGCCGCCGGGCTCTTCCTGCAGGCCGCCGGGCTCGCGTACTACGCCTCCGTGGTCGCCGCCCACGCCTCGTACGCCGCCCAGCTGCCCGCCCTGATCGTCAGCGGCATCGGAATGTCCCTGTACTTCGCCCCGGCCTCCAACCTGGTCATGTCCAGCGTCCGTCCCGAGGAGCAGGGCATCGCCTCCGGCGCCAACAACGCGCTGCGTGAGGTGGGCGGCGCGCTCGGTATCGCGGTGATGTCCTCGATCTTCTCCGCGCAGGGCGGCTACGGGACCGCGCAGACCTTCGTGGACGGTCTGCGGCCCGCGCTCGTGGTGGGTTCCGCCGTGGTCGCCCTGGCGGGTGTCGCGGCGCTGCTCATCCCGACGGCGCGGCGTGCGGCTCAGGCCCGGGTCGTCGCCTCCGAGTCGCCCCAGGGGCGGGATCTGGCCCAGGTGCCGGTTCTGGAAACCGCCTCGCGCTGA
- the secE gene encoding preprotein translocase subunit SecE — translation MTDAVGSIDMPDAEAPESQKKARKGGKRAKKGPLKRLATFYRQIVAELRKVVWPTRNQLTTYTTVVIVFVVIMIGLVTVIDYGLNHAAKYVFG, via the coding sequence GTGACGGACGCCGTGGGCTCCATCGACATGCCTGATGCCGAGGCGCCCGAGTCTCAGAAGAAGGCCCGCAAGGGCGGTAAGCGTGCCAAGAAGGGCCCGCTGAAGCGCCTTGCCACTTTCTACCGCCAGATCGTCGCGGAGCTCCGCAAGGTCGTCTGGCCGACTCGCAATCAGTTGACGACGTACACCACAGTGGTGATTGTCTTCGTCGTCATCATGATTGGCCTGGTGACCGTGATTGACTATGGGCTCAACCACGCCGCCAAGTACGTCTTCGGCTGA
- the rplK gene encoding 50S ribosomal protein L11, giving the protein MPPKKKKVTGLIKLQIQAGAANPAPPVGPALGQHGVNIMEFCKAYNAATESQRGWVIPVEITVYEDRSFTFITKTPPAAKMILKAAGVEKGSGEPHKTKVAKITQAQVREIATTKMPDLNANDLDAASKIIAGTARSMGITVEG; this is encoded by the coding sequence ATGCCTCCCAAGAAGAAGAAGGTCACGGGGCTTATCAAGCTCCAGATCCAGGCCGGCGCGGCCAACCCGGCTCCGCCGGTCGGCCCGGCGCTGGGCCAGCACGGCGTCAACATCATGGAGTTCTGCAAGGCCTACAACGCCGCGACCGAGTCGCAGCGCGGTTGGGTCATCCCGGTGGAGATCACGGTCTACGAAGACCGCTCCTTCACCTTCATCACCAAGACTCCGCCGGCCGCCAAGATGATCCTCAAGGCCGCGGGTGTCGAGAAGGGCTCCGGCGAGCCGCACAAGACCAAGGTCGCCAAGATCACCCAGGCGCAGGTCCGCGAGATCGCCACCACGAAGATGCCCGACCTCAACGCCAACGACCTGGACGCCGCGTCGAAGATCATCGCCGGCACCGCCCGTTCCATGGGCATCACGGTCGAGGGCTGA
- a CDS encoding pyridoxal phosphate-dependent aminotransferase, with translation MSPATPPTERRVSARVGAISESATLAVDAKAKALKAAGRPVIGFGAGEPDFPTPDYIVQAAIEACSNPKYHRYTPAGGLPELKAAIAAKTLRDSGYEVEAAQVLVTNGGKQAIYEAFAAILDPGDEVIVPAPYWTTYPESIRLAGGVPVEVVADETTGYRVSVEQLEAARTENTKVLLFVSPSNPTGAVYSREQIEEIGRWAAEKGLWVLTDEIYEHLVYGDAEFHSLPVVVPELADKCIVVNGVAKTYAMTGWRVGWVIGPKDVVKAATNLQSHATSNVSNVAQVAALAAVSGDLTAVAEMREAFDRRRKTIVRMLNEIDGVLCPEPEGAFYAYPSVKALVGKEIRGKRPQDTVELAALILEEAEVAVVPGEAFGTPGYLRLSYALGDEDLVEGVSRIQKLLAEARD, from the coding sequence ATGAGCCCTGCAACCCCTCCCACCGAGCGCCGGGTCTCCGCCCGAGTCGGCGCGATCTCCGAGTCCGCCACCCTCGCCGTGGATGCCAAGGCCAAGGCCCTGAAGGCCGCCGGGCGTCCGGTGATCGGCTTCGGCGCCGGTGAGCCCGACTTCCCGACCCCGGACTACATCGTCCAGGCCGCCATCGAGGCGTGCTCCAACCCGAAGTACCACCGCTACACGCCGGCCGGCGGCCTGCCCGAGCTGAAGGCCGCGATCGCCGCGAAGACCCTGCGCGACTCCGGCTACGAGGTGGAGGCCGCCCAGGTCCTGGTCACCAACGGTGGCAAGCAGGCCATCTACGAGGCCTTCGCCGCGATCCTCGACCCGGGCGACGAGGTCATCGTCCCGGCGCCGTACTGGACGACGTACCCGGAGTCGATCCGTCTCGCCGGCGGTGTCCCGGTCGAGGTCGTCGCCGACGAGACCACCGGCTACCGCGTCTCGGTCGAGCAGCTGGAGGCCGCCCGCACCGAGAACACCAAGGTGCTGCTCTTCGTCTCCCCCTCCAACCCGACGGGCGCGGTCTACAGCCGCGAGCAGATCGAGGAGATCGGCCGCTGGGCCGCCGAGAAGGGCCTGTGGGTCCTGACGGACGAGATCTACGAGCACCTGGTCTACGGCGATGCGGAATTCCACTCCCTCCCGGTGGTCGTCCCCGAGCTCGCCGACAAGTGCATCGTCGTGAACGGCGTCGCGAAGACGTACGCCATGACCGGCTGGCGCGTGGGCTGGGTCATCGGCCCGAAGGACGTCGTCAAGGCCGCGACCAACCTCCAGTCGCACGCCACCTCGAACGTGTCCAACGTCGCCCAGGTCGCCGCCCTCGCCGCCGTCTCCGGCGATCTGACGGCCGTCGCCGAGATGCGCGAGGCCTTCGACCGCCGCCGCAAGACCATCGTGCGGATGCTCAACGAGATCGACGGCGTGCTCTGCCCCGAGCCCGAGGGCGCCTTCTACGCGTACCCCTCGGTCAAGGCCCTCGTCGGCAAGGAGATCCGCGGCAAGCGCCCCCAGGACACGGTCGAGCTGGCCGCGCTCATCCTGGAGGAGGCCGAGGTCGCGGTCGTCCCGGGTGAGGCCTTCGGCACCCCGGGGTACCTGCGTCTGTCGTACGCCCTGGGTGACGAGGATCTCGTCGAGGGCGTCAGCCGGATCCAGAAGCTCCTGGCCGAGGCACGGGACTGA
- the rplJ gene encoding 50S ribosomal protein L10 — MARPDKAAAVAELADQFRSSNAAVLTEYRGLTVAQLKTLRRSLGEDAQYAVVKNTLTKIAANEAGISTLDDLFNGPTAVAFITGDPVVSAKGLRDFAKDNPNLVIKGGVLDGKALSADEIKKLADLESREVLLAKLAGAFKGKQTQAAQLFQALPSKLVRTVDALRAKQAEQGGAE; from the coding sequence ATGGCAAGGCCCGACAAGGCTGCCGCGGTAGCCGAGCTCGCGGACCAGTTCCGCAGCTCGAACGCCGCTGTGCTGACCGAGTACCGGGGTCTCACCGTGGCGCAGCTCAAGACGCTGCGTCGTTCGCTCGGTGAAGACGCCCAGTACGCCGTGGTGAAGAACACGCTGACCAAGATTGCGGCCAACGAGGCCGGGATCTCCACGCTCGACGACCTGTTCAACGGTCCGACGGCGGTCGCGTTCATCACCGGTGACCCGGTGGTGTCCGCGAAGGGTCTTCGTGACTTCGCCAAGGACAACCCCAACCTCGTCATCAAGGGCGGTGTCCTTGACGGCAAGGCGCTGTCCGCCGACGAGATCAAGAAGCTTGCGGACCTCGAGTCCCGCGAGGTTCTGCTCGCCAAGCTGGCGGGTGCCTTCAAGGGCAAGCAGACTCAGGCTGCCCAGCTCTTCCAGGCGCTCCCCTCGAAGCTCGTCCGCACCGTGGACGCTCTTCGTGCCAAGCAGGCCGAGCAGGGCGGTGCCGAGTAA
- a CDS encoding DUF1396 domain-containing protein: protein MRDSVRHGAAGAALAALVLGGGAVACAKGDESPKMTPAAAVAKAAKNSEAITSLSYRMTGKVPETGRVEAQASMSMKPLAMSMKMTALDQGADGKMEIRVVDGAMYLGGGAAAAKEMDGKSWMKFDISGMAKGADGSAGIDASKLSDQADQDPSQASTYLTGSKDVKKVGTEKIDGVQTTHYNGTVTLDELRADLKKKDKATRDKREKSLKQYEELGADKLTMDMWVGPDDHTKQVRVRAASDKGPLDMTMVFLDYNKPVTVKAPPAKDTVDLAQLMKDAQKG, encoded by the coding sequence GTGCGTGACTCCGTACGGCACGGAGCGGCGGGGGCCGCACTCGCGGCCCTGGTCCTCGGAGGGGGCGCCGTCGCCTGTGCGAAGGGCGACGAGTCGCCGAAGATGACGCCCGCGGCGGCCGTGGCCAAGGCGGCGAAGAACAGCGAGGCCATCACCTCGCTCAGCTACCGGATGACCGGCAAGGTCCCGGAGACGGGCCGCGTCGAGGCCCAGGCGTCGATGAGCATGAAGCCGCTGGCCATGAGCATGAAGATGACCGCTCTCGACCAGGGCGCCGACGGCAAGATGGAGATCCGGGTCGTCGACGGGGCGATGTACCTGGGCGGGGGCGCGGCCGCCGCCAAGGAGATGGACGGCAAGAGCTGGATGAAGTTCGACATCTCCGGGATGGCCAAGGGCGCCGACGGCTCCGCGGGCATCGACGCGAGCAAGCTCTCCGACCAGGCCGACCAGGACCCGTCTCAGGCGTCCACCTACCTGACCGGCTCCAAGGACGTGAAGAAGGTCGGCACCGAGAAGATCGACGGCGTGCAGACCACCCACTACAACGGCACGGTCACCCTCGACGAACTCCGCGCCGACCTCAAGAAGAAGGACAAGGCGACGCGGGACAAGCGCGAGAAGAGCCTGAAGCAGTACGAGGAGCTGGGCGCCGACAAGCTCACGATGGACATGTGGGTCGGGCCGGACGACCACACCAAGCAGGTCCGGGTGCGCGCCGCCTCCGACAAGGGCCCGCTCGACATGACCATGGTCTTCCTCGACTACAACAAGCCGGTGACGGTGAAGGCCCCGCCCGCCAAGGACACCGTCGACCTCGCGCAGCTGATGAAGGACGCCCAGAAGGGCTGA
- the rplA gene encoding 50S ribosomal protein L1 has translation MSKRSKSLRAADAKIDREKLYAPLEAVRLAKETSTSKFDGTVEVAFRLGVDPRKADQMVRGTVNLPHGTGKTARVLVFATGDRAEAALAAGADIVGSDELIDEVSKGRLDFDAVVATPDLMGKVGRLGRVLGPRGLMPNPKTGTVTPDVAKAVTEIKGGKIEFRVDKHSNLHFIIGKTSFDETKLVENYGAALDEILRLKPSAAKGRYIKKAAISTTIGPGVPVDPNRTRNLLVEEDPAAV, from the coding sequence GTGAGCAAGCGCAGCAAGTCTCTCCGCGCTGCGGACGCCAAGATCGACCGGGAGAAGCTCTACGCCCCGCTCGAGGCCGTCCGTCTCGCCAAGGAGACCTCCACGAGCAAGTTCGACGGCACCGTCGAGGTCGCCTTCCGCCTGGGTGTAGACCCGCGCAAGGCCGACCAGATGGTCCGCGGCACCGTGAACCTCCCGCACGGCACCGGTAAGACCGCCCGGGTCCTGGTCTTCGCGACCGGTGACCGTGCCGAGGCCGCACTCGCCGCGGGCGCCGACATCGTCGGCTCCGACGAGCTCATCGACGAGGTGTCGAAGGGCCGTCTGGACTTCGACGCCGTCGTCGCCACCCCGGACCTCATGGGCAAGGTCGGCCGTCTGGGCCGTGTCCTCGGCCCGCGTGGTCTGATGCCGAACCCGAAGACCGGCACCGTGACCCCGGACGTGGCCAAGGCCGTGACCGAGATCAAGGGCGGCAAGATCGAGTTCCGCGTCGACAAGCACTCGAACCTGCACTTCATCATCGGCAAGACCTCGTTCGACGAGACCAAGCTGGTGGAGAACTACGGCGCCGCGCTGGACGAGATCCTTCGTCTGAAGCCGTCCGCCGCCAAGGGGCGCTACATCAAGAAGGCCGCGATCAGCACCACGATCGGCCCCGGCGTTCCGGTCGACCCGAACCGCACCCGCAACCTCCTCGTCGAGGAGGACCCGGCCGCCGTCTGA
- a CDS encoding NAD(P)-dependent oxidoreductase: protein MKFTVFGATGGIGQEIVRQALGSGHQVTAVVRDPTRLTVTGAGLEVFRADLTDPEALRPAVTGRDAVLSGLGARTRGDAGIATRLTRTVLGAMEAEGVRRLLVVSAGPVGPDPEGAAFADRAARGLVSLILKDVYADLAAMEGELARSATDWTVVRPPRLQNKPVTGSYRTVVGGFPLKGRFIGRADVAHAMLAMIDDPGAVKQGVGVAY, encoded by the coding sequence ATGAAATTCACCGTCTTCGGTGCCACCGGCGGCATCGGCCAGGAGATCGTCCGGCAGGCGCTGGGCTCCGGCCACCAGGTCACGGCCGTCGTACGGGATCCGACGCGGCTGACCGTCACGGGTGCGGGCCTGGAGGTGTTCCGCGCGGACCTCACTGACCCGGAGGCGCTGCGCCCCGCGGTCACGGGCCGGGACGCCGTCCTCTCCGGGCTCGGCGCCCGCACCCGCGGGGACGCCGGGATCGCCACCCGGCTGACCCGTACGGTGCTGGGCGCCATGGAGGCCGAGGGGGTGCGCCGCCTGCTGGTGGTGAGCGCGGGGCCGGTCGGCCCCGACCCCGAGGGCGCGGCGTTCGCCGACCGCGCCGCGCGGGGTCTGGTCTCGCTGATCCTGAAGGACGTCTACGCCGACCTGGCGGCCATGGAGGGCGAACTGGCCCGGAGTGCGACCGACTGGACGGTCGTACGCCCGCCGCGGCTGCAGAACAAGCCGGTGACCGGCTCGTACCGGACGGTCGTCGGGGGCTTCCCGCTCAAGGGCCGGTTCATCGGGCGCGCCGACGTGGCGCACGCCATGCTGGCGATGATCGACGACCCCGGGGCGGTGAAGCAGGGCGTCGGAGTCGCGTACTAG